The segment TTGGTAGAAGATATCAGCGACCTGCATTGCCGGGTAAATCAGCTTGGCGAAGTCTATGGCCTCTCCCATCTGCCTGCCCATTATCGTTATCGAGCGCATCATTCTAGCTAGCGTTACGTTCTTCGAGATGTCTATTACCGTCTGCCAGTAATCACCTTTCTCCAGTATCTCGCTCGCTAAAACGAACTCGACCTTGTCAGGGTCGCCACCCATGACCTTAATGCTCTGCTTCATGCCCTCCTTGAAGTATGTTAAAGCAACCTTCTGTATAGTCTCAAGGTCACCGCCGAGCTTGTCGTTTATCCAGCTGTGCCAGTCCGCTAAGAAAATTCTGGTCTTTATGCCTGCCTTCTGGAGGTCCGCTATCTTAGCGCCTGCCATCAGTCCTGTTCCAAGGTGAATGTAACCGCTTATCTCGAATCCGATGTAGTGTTGCATTGGAATTCCTACCTCAAAGAGGTGCCTCAGGTTCTCCTCGGTGAGGAGCTCCTCGGTTGGCTTCTTCTTTATGAGTTCAATCTTTTTTTCAATATCCACTCTCAATCACCTGAGCCTGAAAGGGTAAAAGAGTTTAAGGGTTTTGCGGAAGTTTTTCTCGTTTGTTAAACTTTTGCAGAGCGATAAGATTTATAATGGCATAATCGCTAAAAAAGACGGTGATACCATGAGGAAGGTTGCACTGTTCCTGGCGGCAGTTGTTCTGCTGTCGGTTTTTGGTGTTGTTGCAAGCCCAGCAGTCAGCGCTGCTGACACCGGCAAGGTTGTTATAGCAGTAGACTTGGCCCACGGTGAAAATCCAAAGGGCCTTACAGACGTTACCTATAAGGGCAAGGTTCTGACCCAGGGAATGCTCAAGACACTGACACAGTACACCTTTGTCTACTTCGGTGATCCCAAGTATGAGAGCGACCTTGGAATCAAGAGGCTTGGTGACAAAATAACTTATGAGGCCTTGAAGAACAACAACGTCAAGATCCTCATTCTCGGCCAGCCGACGAGCCCGCTTCTCCCAGATGAAATAAAGGCTATAAAGGAGTGGCTCCAAGAGGGCGGAAAGGTTCTCTGGGTCGCAGCAGATTCCGACTACGGAAACGGTGCCAAGACCCAGCAGTTCGTTGACAGCCTTCTCGACCAGCTTAACATAACCAACCTTCGTGTTGACCTCTGTTCCGTCGAGGATCCAGTGAGTAACGCTGGTGGAAAGTCCTACCGTGTCGTTGCCTACGACGATCCATGGAAGGACACTCCGAAGAGGGACATACTCGTGCAAAACCTCAAGTACGGTGGAAAGGTCCTCGCCCACGGCCCCGGTGTTGTTGCTTGGGTTGACGGTAAGGACGGAAGCGGAAACTGGCACCAGCTTAACGAGACCAGCAAACCCAAGTATGCATACGTTATCGTCCACTCCAACTCCAGCTCAGACATAGTCGAGAACAACGCTCCCGCTGCAAACGCTTACCAGGCCGG is part of the Thermococcus sp. genome and harbors:
- a CDS encoding tyrosine--tRNA ligase translates to MDIEKKIELIKKKPTEELLTEENLRHLFEVGIPMQHYIGFEISGYIHLGTGLMAGAKIADLQKAGIKTRIFLADWHSWINDKLGGDLETIQKVALTYFKEGMKQSIKVMGGDPDKVEFVLASEILEKGDYWQTVIDISKNVTLARMMRSITIMGRQMGEAIDFAKLIYPAMQVADIFYQGVTIAHAGMDQRKAHVIAIEVAQKLKYHPLEWKGEKLKPVALHHHLL
- a CDS encoding CGP-CTERM sorting domain-containing protein, with translation MRKVALFLAAVVLLSVFGVVASPAVSAADTGKVVIAVDLAHGENPKGLTDVTYKGKVLTQGMLKTLTQYTFVYFGDPKYESDLGIKRLGDKITYEALKNNNVKILILGQPTSPLLPDEIKAIKEWLQEGGKVLWVAADSDYGNGAKTQQFVDSLLDQLNITNLRVDLCSVEDPVSNAGGKSYRVVAYDDPWKDTPKRDILVQNLKYGGKVLAHGPGVVAWVDGKDGSGNWHQLNETSKPKYAYVIVHSNSSSDIVENNAPAANAYQAGETGKFPIVAAQIVPLGDNKQPDVIIVSGETPIGGYEPMWASEYYGVKLDGPTVIANILQWSLEMTKGLPTTSTSTSTTSSSGKSGICGPAFIVGLAVLPLLLRKRR